Proteins encoded within one genomic window of Papio anubis isolate 15944 chromosome X, Panubis1.0, whole genome shotgun sequence:
- the ZNF157 gene encoding zinc finger protein 157 isoform X2: protein MIFKLERGEELWILEEESSGHCYSGSLSLLCGNGSVGDNALRHDNDFLHHQKIQTLDQNVEYNGCGKAFHEKTGFVRRKRTPTGDKNFECHECGKAYCRKSNLVEHLRIHTGERPYKCGECAKTFSARSYLIAHQKTHTGERPFECNECGKSFGRKSQLILHTRTHTGERPYECTECGKTFSEKATLTIHQRTHTGEKPYECSECGKTFRVKISLTQHHRTHTGEKPYECGECGKNFRAKKSLNQHQRIHTGEKPYECGECGKFFRMKMTLNNHQRTHTGEKPYQCNECGKSFRVHSSLGIHQRIHTGEKPYECNECGNAFYVKARLIEHQRMHSGEKPYECSECGKIFSMKKSLCQHRRTHTGEKPYECSECGNAFYVKVRLIEHQRIHTGERPFECQECGKAFCRKAHLTEHQRTHIGQSWRYTMKKASV from the coding sequence gatCTCTCTCACTGCTGTGTGGCAATGGTTCTGTTGGGGATAATGCCCTCAGACATGataatgactttcttcaccaTCAGAAGATTCAAACATTGGATCAAAATGTTGAATATAATGGATGTGGGAAAGCCTTCCATGAGAAAACAGGCTTTGTTAGACGTAAAAGAACACCCACAGGAGATAAAAACTTTGAATGTCATGAATGTGGGAAAGCTTATTGCAGGAAATCAAACCTTGTTGAACATCTGAGAATACACACAGGAGAGAGACCCTATAAATGTGGTGAATGTGCAAAAACCTTCAGTGCAAGATCATACCTCATTGCTCATCAGAAAACTCACACAGGGGAGAGACCCtttgaatgtaatgaatgtgggaaatctTTTGGCAGGAAGTCACAACTCATCCTACATACAAGAACACACACTGGAGAGAGACCCTATGAATGTACTGAATGTGGGAAAACCTTTTCTGAGAAGGCAACCCTCACAATTCATCAGCGAACTCACACaggggagaaaccctatgaatgtagtGAATGTGGGAAAACATTTCGTGTAAAGATATCCCTTACCCAACACCACAGAACTCACACAGGggagaaaccttatgaatgtgGGGAGTGTGGGAAAAACTTCCGTGCAAAGAAATCCCTAAATCAGCATCAAAGAATTCACACAGGTGAGAAACCCTATGAGTGTGGTGAATGTGGGAAATTCTTCCGAATGAAGATGACTCTCAATAATcatcagagaactcacacaggTGAAAAGCCCTATcagtgtaatgaatgtgggaaatctTTCAGGGTGCACTCATCTCTTGGGATccatcagagaattcacacaggagagaaaccttatgaatgtaaCGAGTGTGGTAATGCTTTCTATGTGAAAGCACGCCTAATTGAACATCAGAGGATGCAttcaggagagaaaccctatgaatgtagtGAATGTGGGAAAATCTTCAGTATGAAGAAATCCCTCTGTCAACACCGGAGaactcacacaggagagaaaccttatgaatgtagTGAATGTGGAAATGCCTTCTATGTGAAAGTACGCCTCATTGAGCATCAGCGAATTCACACAGGAGAGAGACCCTTTGAGTGTcaagaatgtgggaaagctttctGCCGGAAAGCACATCTCACAGAACATCAGAGAACTCACATAGGCCAGTCCTGGCGTTATACAATGAAGAAAGCCTCTGTCTGA